One window of Phycisphaerae bacterium genomic DNA carries:
- a CDS encoding agmatine deiminase family protein, whose translation MKPAYALILVLSLASWCEAQTPSRAEADIRALIAEKYADGLPAYLTPEERLLPLPPVQRDVLAPPTGTVYCPPEYAPCDGLFIAWEGYTTILTELVVKITTLDPVATVWVVVDTASEQTSATTTLANAGADMSQVEFIVRTTDTVWIRDYGPRFILENGSWAVIDHTYNRPRPNDNAFNDYLCSLWSIPQYDIPLTHGGGNFHLFANGDAFMTSLILNENPGLTEQQVKNYYLQYQNLNLTIYPGFPTSFDSTQHIDMWMFPAGDNKVIIGQYAQATGQPYTITENAVADLTARGYTVYRTPGWQSGGTHYTYTNAVVLNNQVFISRFNVPQDAQALAVYQAAMPGYTIHQIDNSSIITAAGAMHCIVMHVPSAAPDPIPHITLNAPNGGELWIAGETHDITWTATDDVGVASVDLLLSVDGGATYPHTLAAGLPNSGAYAWTVGLPASEQCRVKAIAHDGDGNAAEDASDADFMVSAVGPQVVVSYPLDSDPGWPVQGQWAFGQPTGGGGLAHGNPDPSSGATGTNVYGVNLNGDYATTIGGPWYVTLGPVDLSDHSHTKLGFQRWLNSDYQPYAYATVDVSNNGTTWTPVWSNGTIVTTDSAWSLKEYDLSATADHQATVYVRWGYRIGSGAYAYSGWNIDDIQISGIPTTQVILGDVNCDGVVGFGDINPFVLLLTNPTLWQSTYPGCNPLNGDISGNGSVGFEDINPFVTLLTTPP comes from the coding sequence ATGAAGCCTGCGTACGCGTTGATTCTGGTCCTGTCGCTCGCGAGCTGGTGCGAGGCGCAGACGCCGTCCCGCGCGGAGGCCGACATCCGGGCGCTGATCGCGGAGAAGTACGCCGACGGACTGCCCGCCTACCTGACGCCGGAGGAGCGTCTGCTGCCGCTGCCGCCGGTGCAGCGCGACGTGCTCGCGCCGCCGACGGGGACCGTGTACTGCCCGCCGGAGTACGCGCCGTGTGACGGGCTCTTCATCGCGTGGGAGGGCTATACGACGATTCTGACCGAGCTCGTCGTGAAGATCACGACGCTCGATCCGGTTGCGACCGTGTGGGTCGTGGTCGACACAGCGTCGGAGCAGACTTCGGCGACCACCACGCTGGCAAATGCGGGCGCGGACATGTCGCAGGTCGAGTTCATCGTTCGCACCACCGACACGGTCTGGATCCGCGACTACGGTCCGCGCTTCATCCTCGAGAACGGCAGTTGGGCAGTCATCGACCACACCTACAATCGCCCGCGCCCCAACGACAACGCGTTCAACGATTACCTCTGTTCCCTGTGGAGCATTCCGCAGTACGACATCCCGCTCACGCACGGCGGCGGCAACTTCCACCTGTTCGCCAACGGCGACGCGTTCATGACCTCGCTCATCCTGAACGAGAACCCCGGCCTGACCGAACAGCAGGTGAAGAACTACTACCTCCAGTATCAGAACCTCAACCTGACGATCTACCCGGGCTTCCCGACCAGCTTCGACTCGACGCAGCACATCGACATGTGGATGTTCCCAGCCGGTGACAACAAGGTCATCATCGGCCAGTATGCTCAGGCGACCGGCCAGCCCTACACGATTACTGAGAACGCCGTCGCCGACCTCACCGCGCGCGGCTACACCGTCTACCGCACGCCGGGCTGGCAGTCGGGCGGCACGCACTACACCTACACGAACGCGGTCGTCCTGAACAACCAGGTGTTCATCTCGCGGTTCAACGTGCCCCAGGACGCGCAGGCCCTGGCGGTCTATCAGGCGGCCATGCCCGGCTACACGATCCACCAGATTGATAACTCAAGCATCATCACCGCCGCCGGTGCCATGCACTGCATCGTCATGCACGTCCCCAGCGCCGCGCCGGATCCGATCCCGCACATCACCTTGAATGCGCCAAACGGCGGCGAACTCTGGATCGCTGGCGAAACGCACGATATCACCTGGACGGCAACGGACGACGTCGGCGTCGCAAGCGTAGACCTGCTGCTCTCGGTGGACGGCGGCGCGACGTATCCGCACACGCTCGCCGCCGGGCTGCCGAACTCCGGCGCGTACGCGTGGACGGTGGGCCTGCCGGCGTCGGAGCAATGCCGCGTGAAGGCCATCGCGCATGACGGTGACGGTAATGCCGCGGAGGACGCTTCCGATGCCGACTTCATGGTCTCCGCCGTCGGCCCGCAGGTCGTGGTCAGCTATCCGCTCGACAGCGATCCGGGCTGGCCGGTGCAGGGCCAGTGGGCGTTCGGTCAGCCGACCGGCGGCGGCGGACTTGCGCACGGCAACCCCGATCCAAGCAGCGGCGCGACCGGCACGAACGTGTACGGCGTGAACCTGAACGGTGATTACGCGACGACGATCGGCGGGCCGTGGTACGTGACGCTGGGACCGGTGGACCTGAGCGATCACAGCCACACCAAGCTGGGCTTCCAGCGCTGGCTGAACAGCGACTACCAGCCGTATGCATACGCCACGGTCGACGTGTCGAACAACGGCACGACCTGGACCCCGGTCTGGTCGAACGGGACGATTGTGACGACGGACAGCGCCTGGTCGCTGAAGGAGTACGATCTCTCCGCGACGGCCGACCACCAAGCGACCGTGTACGTGCGCTGGGGCTATCGCATCGGCAGCGGCGCGTACGCGTACTCCGGCTGGAACATCGACGATATCCAGATCAGCGGCATTCCGACAACGCAAGTAATCCTCGGCGACGTGAACTGCGACGGCGTGGTCGGTTTTGGTGACATCAACCCGTTCGTGCTGTTGCTTACCAACCCGACGTTGTGGCAGAGCACGTATCCGGGCTGCAATCCGCTGAATGGCGACATCAGCGGGAACGGCAGTGTCGGCTTCGAGGACATCAACCCCTTCGTGACACTGCTCACGACGCCGCCGTAG
- the cysK gene encoding cysteine synthase A, giving the protein MGRLFDDATRTIGNTPLVRINRIIQAKATVYAKLEFFNPLKSVKDRIGVSMVEDGVQRGKIRPDTTLIEPTSGNTGIALAFVCAARGLKLILTMPESMSQERRAVLRHLGAELVLTPAAEGMKGAIRKAEELVAATPGAFMPQQFRNPANIAIHKQTTAEEIWKDTDGQADILVAGVGTGGTITGVGEVIKQRKPTFQCIAVEPTHSPVITQARAGQPLQPGSHKIQGIGAGFIPENLHLDVIDDVVQVSNDEAFAWARRAAREEGILCGISSGAALCAADQVARRNENQGKLIVVILASAGERYLSTPLFEQ; this is encoded by the coding sequence ATGGGCCGACTCTTTGATGACGCCACCCGCACGATCGGCAATACGCCGCTGGTCCGCATCAATCGCATCATTCAGGCCAAGGCCACAGTCTACGCCAAGCTCGAATTCTTCAACCCGCTCAAGAGCGTGAAAGACCGCATCGGCGTGAGCATGGTCGAGGACGGGGTCCAGCGCGGCAAAATCCGCCCGGATACCACGCTCATCGAGCCGACGTCCGGCAACACCGGCATCGCGCTGGCGTTCGTCTGCGCCGCCCGAGGCCTGAAGCTCATCCTGACCATGCCGGAAAGCATGAGCCAGGAGCGGCGGGCCGTGCTGCGGCACCTCGGGGCGGAACTGGTGCTGACACCCGCAGCGGAGGGCATGAAAGGCGCGATCCGCAAGGCCGAAGAGCTCGTCGCCGCGACGCCCGGCGCCTTCATGCCGCAGCAGTTCCGCAACCCAGCCAACATCGCGATTCACAAGCAGACCACCGCCGAGGAGATCTGGAAGGACACGGACGGCCAGGCTGACATCCTCGTCGCCGGCGTCGGCACCGGCGGGACCATCACCGGCGTCGGCGAGGTCATCAAGCAGCGCAAGCCGACTTTCCAGTGCATCGCCGTCGAGCCGACGCATTCCCCGGTGATCACGCAGGCCCGCGCGGGCCAACCGCTGCAGCCCGGGTCGCACAAGATCCAGGGTATCGGCGCGGGCTTCATCCCCGAGAACCTGCACCTCGACGTGATCGACGACGTGGTACAGGTCAGCAACGACGAGGCCTTTGCCTGGGCGCGCCGGGCAGCCCGCGAGGAAGGCATCCTCTGCGGCATCAGCTCCGGGGCGGCCCTGTGCGCGGCCGACCAGGTCGCCCGCCGGAACGAGAACCAGGGTAAGCTGATCGTCGTGATCCTGGCATCCGCGGGCGAGCGCTACCTGTCCACACCACTGTTCGAGCAGTAA
- the glgP gene encoding alpha-glucan family phosphorylase — translation MPNKRNTKPDVLARVDALARNLWWTWNPDPQRLFAALDPALWEATNHNPIATLAALPPERRDVVSNEPAVLALLRDCERQLAKYLAAPTWFRRSATAPQRRVRVAYFCAEFGLHECLPQYAGGLGVLAGDHLKSASDLGIPLVGVGLLYRCGYYRQELRRDGTTHAVFPRHDFSRLPIIDTGKVVSVPLGRRSVRARIWRAQVGRVPLYLLDTDIPANRPRDRAITERLYGGDQQTRIQQELLLGVGGVRALDALGVRANVFHLNEGHAAFCTLERLRQLRQAGVGHARAVERVRASSVFTTHTPVPAGHDRFPPALLARYLGPLLDALRLSRTDALALGRENPRDRHEPFCMTVLALRLSGRCNGVAKLHGEVSRRMWQHVYGARRPKDVPIGHITNGIHSATWLAPEMRPLYDKYLKPRWLAASPTDDGWRNAGRIPPAELWAARQRLRARLVHFIRQRLAQQIARRCEPLSELIAAYETFDEHALTIGFARRFATYKRALLIFHDAQRLAAILGDPRRPVQLVFAGKAHPADAAGQALARQVYRMARQAGFRGRVVLLEDYDMHVGRLLTSGCDVWLNNPLRPQEASGTSGMKPPLHGGLNCSILDGWWPEAYNGRNGWAIGEARPQRTRAAQDRHDADALYRLLEREIVPLFYRRDRAGVPREWVRRMTASMKTICGQFNTHRMLAEYLALYAPRG, via the coding sequence ATGCCGAACAAGCGGAATACGAAGCCGGATGTGCTTGCGCGCGTGGACGCCCTGGCGCGGAACCTGTGGTGGACGTGGAACCCCGATCCGCAGCGTTTGTTCGCCGCGCTCGATCCAGCGCTCTGGGAAGCGACCAACCACAATCCCATCGCGACATTGGCGGCGTTACCGCCCGAGCGGCGGGACGTGGTCAGCAACGAGCCGGCGGTTCTCGCCTTATTGCGCGACTGTGAGCGCCAACTGGCGAAGTATCTGGCGGCGCCGACGTGGTTCCGCCGGTCGGCGACCGCGCCGCAGCGCCGCGTGCGTGTCGCGTACTTCTGCGCCGAGTTCGGTCTGCACGAGTGCCTGCCGCAATACGCCGGCGGATTGGGAGTACTCGCGGGCGATCACCTCAAGTCCGCTTCGGACCTGGGCATTCCGCTCGTCGGTGTCGGACTGCTGTACCGCTGCGGGTATTACCGCCAGGAGCTGCGCCGCGATGGCACAACGCACGCCGTCTTCCCCCGCCACGATTTCAGCCGACTGCCGATCATTGACACCGGCAAGGTCGTGTCCGTGCCGCTCGGCCGCCGGAGCGTTCGCGCGCGCATCTGGCGCGCGCAGGTCGGCCGCGTGCCGCTCTACCTGCTCGATACTGATATCCCGGCGAATCGCCCGCGCGACCGTGCCATCACCGAGCGGCTTTACGGCGGCGACCAACAGACGCGCATCCAGCAGGAACTCCTGCTCGGCGTTGGCGGTGTGCGAGCACTGGACGCACTGGGCGTCCGCGCCAACGTATTCCATCTCAATGAAGGACATGCTGCGTTCTGCACGTTGGAACGCCTGCGACAACTGCGCCAGGCCGGTGTCGGACACGCCCGCGCCGTCGAGCGCGTTCGCGCGTCAAGCGTCTTCACCACGCACACGCCCGTCCCCGCCGGCCATGACCGTTTCCCGCCCGCGCTGCTCGCGCGCTATCTCGGCCCGCTGCTCGATGCGCTGCGTCTCAGCCGGACGGATGCACTCGCACTCGGGCGCGAGAACCCGCGCGACCGCCACGAGCCGTTCTGCATGACGGTCCTCGCGCTGCGCCTGAGCGGGCGCTGCAACGGCGTCGCGAAGTTGCACGGCGAGGTCTCGCGCCGCATGTGGCAGCACGTCTACGGCGCACGCCGGCCGAAAGACGTTCCCATCGGACATATCACCAACGGCATCCACAGCGCGACGTGGCTCGCGCCGGAGATGCGGCCGCTGTACGACAAGTACCTGAAGCCGCGCTGGCTCGCCGCGTCGCCGACCGACGACGGCTGGCGCAACGCCGGTCGCATTCCGCCGGCCGAACTCTGGGCCGCACGCCAGCGCCTGCGCGCCCGCCTCGTGCACTTCATCCGCCAGCGCCTCGCGCAGCAAATCGCGCGCCGCTGCGAGCCGCTCTCCGAATTGATCGCCGCCTATGAGACATTCGACGAGCATGCACTGACCATCGGCTTCGCCCGCCGGTTCGCGACGTACAAGCGCGCCCTGCTGATCTTCCACGACGCGCAGCGCCTCGCCGCCATCCTCGGCGATCCGCGCCGCCCCGTGCAACTCGTCTTCGCCGGCAAAGCGCATCCCGCAGACGCCGCCGGCCAAGCGCTCGCCCGGCAGGTCTACCGCATGGCACGCCAAGCCGGCTTCCGCGGACGCGTCGTGCTGCTCGAGGACTACGACATGCACGTCGGGCGCCTGCTCACCAGCGGCTGCGACGTCTGGCTCAACAACCCCCTGCGCCCGCAGGAGGCCTCCGGCACCAGCGGCATGAAGCCCCCGCTGCACGGCGGCCTCAACTGCTCGATCCTCGATGGCTGGTGGCCGGAAGCGTACAACGGCCGCAACGGCTGGGCGATCGGCGAGGCCCGCCCCCAGCGCACACGCGCCGCACAGGACCGCCACGACGCCGACGCGCTCTACCGCCTGCTCGAACGCGAGATCGTGCCGCTGTTCTATCGACGCGACCGCGCCGGCGTGCCGCGCGAATGGGTCCGCCGGATGACCGCTTCCATGAAGACCATCTGCGGCCAGTTCAACACGCACCGCATGCTGGCGGAGTACCTGGCGCTGTATGCCCCGCGCGGCTGA
- a CDS encoding PilZ domain-containing protein translates to MPARARADVTDTEPDPARLIAHSFSKGSAAVRQPVPIPTERRKDPRYPQAFAFWICPEEGYPRTSAWMLDMSAGGAAFLTAAAEAPPVGARIKLVEMQTHDRLVREGAVTLPTFARVLRHDGTEGLTRRVAVRFESDAQLPIDPLKRRTAAAVCPHSPSAPPLPPPGVTRMPGIIRAAERTGSASAC, encoded by the coding sequence ATGCCGGCCCGTGCGCGCGCCGATGTAACCGATACGGAGCCGGACCCGGCCCGGCTCATCGCGCACAGCTTTTCTAAAGGAAGTGCGGCCGTGCGGCAACCAGTTCCCATTCCTACCGAGCGTCGCAAGGATCCGCGCTACCCGCAGGCCTTCGCGTTCTGGATCTGCCCGGAAGAGGGGTACCCGCGCACCAGCGCCTGGATGCTCGACATGTCGGCCGGCGGCGCCGCGTTCCTGACCGCCGCCGCCGAGGCCCCACCTGTCGGCGCCCGCATCAAGCTGGTCGAGATGCAGACGCACGACCGGCTGGTCCGCGAAGGGGCGGTGACCTTGCCGACGTTCGCACGGGTGCTCCGGCACGACGGCACCGAAGGCCTCACGCGCCGCGTCGCGGTGCGCTTCGAATCCGACGCCCAGTTGCCGATCGATCCGCTCAAACGCCGCACCGCCGCGGCCGTCTGCCCGCATTCGCCGTCCGCCCCGCCGTTGCCGCCGCCGGGCGTCACCCGGATGCCTGGCATCATCCGCGCGGCCGAGCGGACCGGTTCCGCCTCCGCGTGCTGA
- the cysC gene encoding adenylyl-sulfate kinase codes for MTTQKATNITWHEGHVERADRNRLLKQKGATIWFTGLPSSGKSTIAFTLEHALTERGHLAYVLDGDNIRHGLNKNLGFSPEDRNENIRRIGEVAKLFADAGVLTCTSFISPYRADRDQARKIHAEAGLPFIEVFVQASVDLCEQRDPKGLYKKARAGQLKEFTGVSAPYEEPLNPELVLDSGELDPKQATAVVLAYLAAKGLLQGT; via the coding sequence ATGACGACACAGAAGGCAACCAACATCACCTGGCACGAGGGTCACGTCGAGCGCGCTGATCGCAACCGGCTGCTGAAGCAGAAAGGCGCAACGATCTGGTTCACCGGCCTGCCCTCCTCCGGCAAGAGCACGATCGCCTTTACGCTCGAGCACGCTCTGACCGAGCGCGGGCACCTCGCGTACGTGCTGGATGGCGACAACATCCGCCACGGGCTCAACAAGAATCTGGGCTTCTCGCCCGAGGACCGCAACGAGAACATCCGCCGCATCGGCGAAGTCGCCAAGCTGTTCGCGGACGCCGGCGTGCTGACCTGCACGAGTTTCATCAGTCCGTACCGGGCGGATCGCGACCAGGCGCGGAAGATCCACGCCGAGGCGGGGCTGCCGTTCATCGAGGTCTTCGTGCAGGCCTCGGTCGATTTGTGCGAGCAGCGCGATCCGAAGGGCCTGTACAAGAAAGCCCGCGCCGGCCAACTCAAGGAATTCACCGGCGTATCCGCGCCGTACGAGGAGCCGCTGAACCCGGAGCTGGTGCTCGACAGCGGCGAGCTCGATCCGAAGCAGGCCACCGCGGTTGTGCTGGCATACCTGGCAGCCAAGGGTCTGCTGCAAGGCACGTAG
- the malQ gene encoding 4-alpha-glucanotransferase has product MKRTLTLSDRAAGVLLHPTSLPGRHGCGDLGPAAYEFVDFLAAAGVRWWQMLPVGPPGLANSPYAALSAFAGNALLISLERLVTDGLLDAADSVPARGLPPDRVAYSVVTRYKHARLRKAFDRFVQRGGLKRRAFTQFCAAQSAWLDDHALYTALRQAHGNAAWPEWPRDVRLRERAALRQARDTLRAAIDCERFVQFEFDRQWSALKKYANTHGVGLIGDIPIFVAHDSSDVWSQRALFDLDAAGRPRTISGVPPDYFSRTGQLWRHPHYAWRHHQATGFAWWIARFRRMQALFDAVRIDHFLGFNRVWAVPGRAQTARRGKWVKTPGRELFTALRRALGRLEIIAEDLGLVTPEAAALRDRCGFPGMRLLHFGFGPGNGPRYNQPHTFPRNCVVYPGTHDNETTVGWFAHLRQAAHKRRPAGTLSDYDRVLRYLGTDGRAIHWDMIRLALSSPANTAIIPAQDLLGLGNEARMNTPATTTGNWQWRLRPGRLTPTLATRLREMTEVYDRER; this is encoded by the coding sequence ATGAAACGCACGCTCACGCTTTCGGATCGCGCTGCCGGTGTCTTGCTCCACCCAACTTCGCTGCCCGGCCGCCACGGCTGCGGCGACCTCGGCCCCGCGGCGTACGAGTTCGTCGACTTCCTGGCGGCGGCCGGCGTCCGCTGGTGGCAGATGTTGCCGGTCGGCCCGCCCGGCCTCGCCAACTCACCCTACGCCGCCCTGTCCGCCTTCGCTGGCAACGCCCTGCTGATCAGCCTGGAGCGTCTGGTCACGGACGGGCTGCTCGACGCGGCGGACAGCGTGCCGGCACGCGGCTTACCGCCCGACCGCGTGGCCTACAGCGTCGTCACGCGCTACAAGCACGCGCGCCTGCGGAAGGCTTTTGACCGCTTCGTGCAGCGCGGTGGTCTGAAACGGCGTGCCTTCACGCAGTTCTGTGCCGCACAGTCCGCCTGGCTCGACGACCATGCGCTGTACACCGCGCTGCGCCAGGCCCACGGCAACGCAGCCTGGCCAGAATGGCCGCGCGACGTGCGGCTGCGCGAGCGTGCCGCGCTGCGTCAAGCCCGCGACACACTGCGCGCCGCCATCGACTGCGAACGTTTCGTGCAATTCGAGTTCGACCGGCAATGGAGCGCGCTCAAGAAGTACGCGAACACGCATGGCGTCGGCCTCATCGGCGACATCCCCATCTTCGTCGCTCACGACAGCAGCGACGTCTGGAGCCAGCGCGCCCTTTTCGATCTCGACGCCGCCGGCCGACCGCGGACGATCTCCGGCGTGCCGCCCGACTATTTCAGTCGCACGGGCCAGCTCTGGCGGCATCCGCACTACGCCTGGCGCCACCATCAAGCCACCGGCTTCGCGTGGTGGATTGCGCGGTTCAGGCGGATGCAGGCGCTGTTTGATGCGGTCCGCATCGACCACTTCCTCGGCTTCAATCGTGTGTGGGCCGTGCCCGGGCGGGCACAGACGGCGCGACGCGGCAAGTGGGTCAAGACCCCCGGCCGGGAGTTGTTCACCGCTCTGCGCCGCGCGCTGGGCCGGCTGGAGATCATTGCCGAGGACCTGGGGCTGGTCACGCCGGAAGCCGCCGCGCTGCGCGACCGCTGCGGATTCCCCGGCATGCGGCTGCTGCACTTCGGGTTCGGCCCGGGTAACGGCCCCCGCTATAACCAGCCACACACCTTCCCGCGCAACTGTGTCGTCTATCCCGGGACACACGACAATGAGACGACGGTCGGCTGGTTCGCACATCTGCGCCAAGCCGCGCACAAGCGCCGCCCCGCCGGCACACTCAGCGATTACGACCGCGTGTTGCGCTATCTCGGCACCGACGGCCGCGCGATCCACTGGGACATGATCCGCCTGGCGTTGTCGTCGCCAGCCAACACGGCGATCATCCCCGCACAGGACCTGCTCGGTCTGGGCAACGAGGCCCGCATGAACACGCCAGCCACGACCACCGGCAACTGGCAGTGGCGGCTGCGGCCGGGGCGCCTGACGCCGACGCTCGCGACACGTCTGCGCGAAATGACCGAAGTCTACGATCGTGAGAGGTGA
- a CDS encoding alpha-glucosidase C-terminal domain-containing protein, producing MLWQAICALAAGLLLTTALVFAQPQLDERVADDVFYQFMPIAWRDSDNDTYRFGDFNGMTASLDYLEQLGVTAVWMNPVFPSPAYHGYQHGRADQLNAWFGDEDAFVNFIQQAHARGIKVFVDLVCYGISHDSPWFQSAYGNPSSPYDTWLAFTNSSNTTYQGSVYTTWNGSSVGFIHWDLRNSNPFNLVTSWSQKWLDPNQDGDLSDGLDGYRLDHVWVQYGYGPDGWGYNLDDFWAPWKAALQTVNPDVFIFAEQADWGVTGATLLPVFDATFTKPFEFAARDALASENASALYSTMAATLAELPDGKAFLGTIGDHDVDRLTSVIGGSLTKAKAAAAVLLTQPFPPVIYFGDELGMLGVKANYGSDANDIPLREPFKWNAVAGAPMSNYWILNSQAYNNRFSQNNDGRSVQEQAGVTGSLLEEYRLLIATRRDHVALRRGSYHPITASSSRIWAFLRHLAAEETLLVAINVYGSTRTPALDLSSAIIPGGTTTPIDIISGQSLPAITDANKSAYSVSVPAYAYRILSVNLIPGAPPVNTIDGTEIPTDFTAGDLIATQNNATGMGDNVNELDQLYIHPETTGLRIGLSGNLNPNGTGLCVFFDTLAGGQNVLRIEGDSPPPYIPGQLAGLRFDAGFAPDHLLYLNVFSGTLYVDQFTLPATGNTTKTYRGAGTMNDGDGYLSGGQNPNGMQIAFNNTNTAGVTDTDASGAATATTGFELVVPYLDLGLPATPDQTIGFVVFIAESGGQVGNQWLPGLGGGYSNLGVAPDLTTIPGTQYALVPLVRRGDLNCDGVVGFGDINPFVLALTDAALWQVTYPACPTLNGDIDGNGSVGFEDINPFVTLLSNP from the coding sequence ATGCTTTGGCAAGCGATCTGCGCTCTGGCCGCGGGGCTGCTCCTCACGACGGCCCTCGTCTTCGCCCAACCCCAGCTCGACGAGCGTGTCGCCGACGACGTCTTCTACCAGTTCATGCCCATCGCCTGGCGTGATTCCGATAACGACACGTACCGCTTTGGCGACTTCAACGGCATGACCGCGTCGCTCGACTACCTCGAGCAGCTCGGCGTCACCGCCGTGTGGATGAACCCGGTCTTTCCATCGCCCGCCTACCACGGGTACCAACACGGCCGCGCCGACCAGCTCAACGCGTGGTTCGGCGACGAGGACGCCTTCGTCAACTTCATCCAGCAGGCCCACGCCCGCGGGATCAAGGTCTTCGTCGACCTCGTCTGCTACGGCATCAGCCACGACTCGCCCTGGTTCCAGAGCGCGTATGGCAACCCGTCCAGCCCGTATGACACCTGGCTCGCGTTCACCAATTCATCGAACACGACGTACCAGGGCAGCGTCTACACGACGTGGAACGGCAGCAGCGTCGGGTTCATCCACTGGGACCTGCGCAACTCGAACCCATTCAATCTCGTCACGAGTTGGTCGCAGAAGTGGCTCGACCCGAACCAGGACGGCGACCTGTCGGACGGACTCGACGGTTACCGCCTCGATCACGTCTGGGTGCAGTACGGCTACGGCCCGGACGGTTGGGGCTACAACCTCGACGACTTCTGGGCACCGTGGAAGGCCGCCCTGCAGACCGTCAATCCCGACGTGTTCATCTTCGCCGAGCAGGCTGACTGGGGCGTCACCGGCGCGACGCTGCTGCCGGTTTTCGACGCCACGTTCACCAAGCCGTTCGAGTTTGCCGCCCGCGACGCGCTCGCCAGCGAGAACGCCAGCGCGCTCTACAGCACCATGGCGGCCACGCTCGCGGAACTGCCGGACGGCAAGGCGTTCCTCGGCACGATCGGCGATCACGACGTGGACCGTTTGACGTCCGTGATCGGCGGCAGCCTGACGAAGGCGAAAGCCGCCGCCGCGGTCCTGCTGACGCAGCCGTTTCCGCCGGTGATCTACTTCGGTGACGAGCTGGGCATGCTCGGCGTGAAGGCCAACTACGGCAGCGACGCGAACGACATCCCGCTGCGCGAGCCGTTCAAGTGGAACGCGGTCGCCGGCGCGCCGATGAGCAACTACTGGATCCTGAACAGCCAGGCGTACAACAACCGCTTTTCGCAGAACAACGACGGCCGCTCGGTGCAGGAGCAGGCCGGCGTGACGGGCTCGCTGCTGGAAGAGTACCGGCTGCTGATCGCGACGCGCAGGGATCATGTCGCCCTGCGCCGCGGCTCGTATCACCCCATCACTGCCAGCAGCTCGCGCATCTGGGCGTTTCTGCGGCACCTCGCCGCGGAAGAGACGCTGCTTGTGGCGATCAACGTCTACGGCAGTACACGCACACCGGCGCTCGACCTGAGCAGCGCGATCATCCCCGGCGGCACAACTACGCCGATCGACATTATCAGCGGCCAGTCCCTGCCGGCTATCACCGACGCGAACAAGAGCGCCTACAGCGTATCGGTGCCGGCGTACGCCTATCGCATTCTGTCCGTCAACCTCATCCCCGGCGCGCCGCCGGTGAATACGATCGACGGCACTGAGATTCCGACGGACTTCACGGCCGGCGATCTCATCGCGACGCAGAACAACGCAACCGGGATGGGCGACAACGTCAACGAGCTGGACCAGTTGTACATCCATCCCGAAACGACCGGCCTGCGCATCGGCTTGAGCGGCAACCTCAACCCGAACGGCACCGGACTGTGCGTGTTCTTCGACACGCTCGCCGGCGGGCAGAACGTTCTGCGGATCGAGGGCGATTCGCCGCCGCCGTACATCCCTGGCCAACTTGCGGGGCTGCGCTTCGATGCCGGCTTTGCACCGGATCACCTCCTGTACCTCAATGTCTTCAGCGGAACGCTGTACGTCGATCAATTCACGCTACCGGCCACCGGCAACACGACCAAGACCTACCGCGGCGCCGGCACGATGAACGACGGCGACGGCTATCTCAGCGGCGGGCAAAACCCCAACGGCATGCAGATCGCGTTCAACAACACCAACACCGCCGGCGTGACGGATACGGATGCGTCCGGCGCCGCCACCGCGACGACGGGCTTCGAGCTGGTCGTGCCGTATCTCGACCTGGGCCTGCCCGCGACGCCGGACCAGACAATCGGCTTCGTGGTGTTCATCGCGGAGAGTGGCGGGCAGGTGGGCAACCAATGGCTGCCGGGACTGGGCGGCGGCTATTCCAACCTTGGCGTCGCGCCAGACCTGACGACGATCCCCGGAACGCAGTATGCGCTGGTGCCGCTCGTCCGGCGGGGCGACCTGAACTGCGACGGCGTGGTCGGCTTCGGTGACATCAATCCGTTCGTACTCGCGCTGACCGACGCGGCGCTGTGGCAGGTGACCTACCCGGCGTGCCCCACGCTCAACGGCGACATTGATGGCAATGGCAGTGTCGGCTTCGAGGACATCAACCCCTTCGTCACGCTGCTGTCGAATCCGTAG